In Rhodothermia bacterium, the following are encoded in one genomic region:
- a CDS encoding T9SS type A sorting domain-containing protein, with protein sequence MKKIVTTALFLAAFTVNAWAQDVGFEGTPQIQMNINGTTNWQNPPLTSFSPPTMSSTSTLKIVDAGANIYKNSSGGYDVTGVTFKYRVYPNGGSAPAYTTQSLNFDNQWGTGWPKQYWDYNGTGSTALDINLLSFVSGPSLTYRIDVQFSLNWTGTGGPGTIDGSTYTGTFNVDSSLPISLASFTGTSNEDKATLNWVTMSELNSDHFDVEHSANGSAWKKVGTVQAAGNSIDLRNYSYTVEGLQVGTHSFRLKSVDKNGDIRYTASVQLNVEVPGQYVLYPAYPNPFNPSTTITFAVATRQAVKAEVFNALGQKVQTLFNGTLEANVPQIAKFDAAGLQSGMYIVRVSGANFKATQNVTLLK encoded by the coding sequence ATGAAAAAGATCGTTACAACTGCCTTGTTTCTCGCTGCCTTTACGGTGAACGCTTGGGCGCAGGATGTTGGATTTGAAGGCACTCCACAAATTCAAATGAATATTAATGGCACAACAAATTGGCAAAATCCTCCGCTTACTAGTTTCTCGCCACCAACAATGTCATCTACCTCTACATTAAAAATAGTGGACGCTGGTGCAAATATATACAAAAATTCAAGTGGGGGGTATGATGTTACAGGCGTTACTTTTAAATATAGAGTGTATCCTAATGGAGGAAGTGCCCCTGCCTATACAACTCAGTCGTTGAATTTTGACAACCAATGGGGAACTGGTTGGCCAAAACAGTATTGGGACTACAACGGAACCGGAAGTACTGCTTTAGACATTAACTTGCTTTCTTTTGTTTCAGGTCCTTCTCTTACATACAGGATTGACGTTCAGTTTTCGTTAAATTGGACAGGGACAGGAGGCCCAGGTACAATAGATGGGTCCACTTATACAGGGACGTTTAATGTGGATAGTAGCCTCCCCATCTCCCTTGCGTCTTTCACCGGAACATCCAACGAAGACAAAGCGACCTTGAACTGGGTAACGATGAGCGAGCTAAACAGCGACCACTTTGATGTGGAGCACTCGGCCAATGGCAGTGCATGGAAAAAAGTGGGAACAGTACAAGCCGCTGGCAACAGCATTGACCTCCGCAACTATAGCTACACCGTAGAAGGCTTGCAAGTGGGTACGCACAGCTTCCGCCTGAAAAGCGTGGACAAAAACGGCGATATTCGCTATACTGCTTCTGTACAGTTAAACGTAGAAGTTCCAGGCCAATATGTGCTGTATCCGGCTTATCCCAACCCGTTCAATCCTTCTACCACCATTACTTTTGCAGTAGCTACCCGTCAAGCAGTGAAGGCAGAAGTGTTTAATGCGTTGGGCCAAAAAGTCCAGACGCTCTTTAATGGAACGCTCGAAGCCAATGTGCCGCAAATCGCCAAGTTTGATGCCGCTGGCTTGCAAAGCGGTATGTACATTGTTCGCGTTTCGGGTGCTAATTTCAAAGCAACCCAAAACGTGACCTTGCTTAAATAA
- the porQ gene encoding type IX secretion system protein PorQ — MKRTLFALLFFLFPFVLSAQPSLQPTSFSFLRIEPSARAMAMGGAYAGMSGDVNTFFYNPATLEPSSAGVLSASALLYLADARSTSGAYAHHLPKVGTVAVGLRAMDYGALEEACPDGNEYASCIGPFFSAGDVAITAGISRDYSSRLRYGMNVHGIWSRIAEYRASAVAADLGVVYHNDEGGFTASASMLNVGKTLDNLGETADELPTDLRIGVSQKLKYMPFTLSVMAYNLLEWEQEQAITARRVLNHFSIGGEFRLGTAMNFRLGYNPLRNEMLRVRNRLDMAGLGVGFGIKIAQFRLDYGYNNWSSAGKLHQFTAQFRLK, encoded by the coding sequence ATGAAGCGCACCTTGTTCGCCCTGCTTTTTTTCCTTTTCCCTTTCGTCTTAAGCGCTCAACCTAGCCTCCAGCCCACCAGTTTTTCATTTCTTCGTATTGAACCCTCGGCGCGGGCAATGGCGATGGGAGGCGCATATGCCGGAATGAGTGGGGATGTAAATACCTTTTTCTACAATCCCGCCACTTTAGAGCCGTCTTCGGCGGGCGTGTTGTCGGCATCTGCACTGCTTTACCTTGCAGATGCACGCTCAACATCTGGCGCTTATGCCCATCATTTGCCTAAAGTGGGTACGGTGGCTGTTGGGTTACGGGCAATGGATTATGGCGCACTAGAGGAGGCGTGTCCAGACGGCAACGAATACGCATCGTGTATAGGGCCATTCTTCTCGGCGGGTGATGTCGCGATAACGGCTGGAATCTCTCGTGATTATTCTTCCCGTCTTCGTTACGGGATGAATGTACATGGCATTTGGTCTCGCATTGCAGAATACCGCGCAAGTGCAGTTGCTGCCGATCTTGGCGTGGTTTACCATAACGACGAGGGCGGATTTACGGCCAGTGCCAGTATGCTGAATGTAGGAAAAACCTTAGACAATTTAGGAGAAACAGCCGATGAATTGCCCACCGATCTACGTATTGGGGTATCGCAAAAGCTAAAATACATGCCTTTTACCCTCTCGGTGATGGCCTATAACTTGTTGGAATGGGAGCAAGAGCAGGCCATTACGGCGCGTCGTGTCTTGAATCACTTTAGTATTGGAGGGGAATTTCGGTTAGGAACGGCCATGAATTTCCGCTTAGGATATAATCCACTCCGGAACGAGATGCTACGGGTTCGGAATCGGCTGGATATGGCAGGATTAGGTGTGGGCTTCGGGATAAAAATCGCCCAGTTTCGTTTAGACTATGGCTACAACAACTGGTCTTCGGCTGGGAAGTTACACCAGTTTACGGCGCAATTCCGATTAAAATAA
- a CDS encoding T9SS type A sorting domain-containing protein: MKKILLLLLLLPVTLLAQPVVDGQGGDPCYKSQGTFSGSNGTFGDWGVKEVQACTHSQTLYIFLKGAVNPTGYHDILVFINATDKTGGIPAGAAGEIPAGNDGLSPFNKYAFPLSNPIETDYGVRLTADAANLKGYVSHINYLTGNTDAYLGEVTYGGTAVTYSGMTFAHVQAASMSAATGGFELALPYSLWGSGVGAQFQLYVVYGNENGNVYSVASGTIQTPLFSGTATATERDEVPTTATLEVYPNPFNPEATTRFSVPQTQTVQVALYNALGQKLKTLYTGTAVAGQNIEARISGNNLQSGVYYLKLTGNSVSQTRVVSLIK, translated from the coding sequence ATGAAAAAAATATTACTACTTTTGTTGTTATTGCCGGTCACCTTACTGGCACAGCCCGTGGTAGATGGGCAAGGCGGAGATCCCTGCTATAAATCACAAGGAACTTTTAGCGGGAGCAATGGCACATTTGGAGATTGGGGCGTAAAAGAAGTACAGGCGTGTACGCACAGCCAAACGTTGTATATATTCCTGAAAGGAGCCGTTAATCCTACGGGCTATCACGATATTCTGGTGTTTATTAATGCCACCGACAAGACGGGGGGGATTCCAGCGGGTGCTGCGGGCGAAATTCCAGCCGGAAACGACGGCCTCTCCCCTTTCAATAAATATGCTTTCCCGCTTTCAAATCCCATCGAAACGGATTATGGTGTTCGTCTGACGGCTGATGCGGCAAATTTAAAAGGCTATGTGAGCCATATCAATTATTTGACAGGCAATACAGATGCGTATCTGGGAGAAGTAACGTATGGCGGTACGGCAGTAACGTATAGTGGAATGACGTTTGCGCACGTACAAGCCGCCAGCATGAGCGCCGCGACGGGTGGATTTGAACTTGCATTGCCGTATAGCCTTTGGGGTTCCGGAGTGGGTGCACAGTTCCAACTGTATGTGGTGTATGGTAACGAAAATGGCAATGTGTATTCAGTTGCTTCCGGAACCATCCAAACGCCATTATTTAGCGGAACCGCAACGGCCACCGAGCGTGATGAAGTACCAACCACCGCCACCTTAGAGGTGTACCCCAATCCATTTAATCCAGAAGCCACCACCCGCTTTTCGGTTCCCCAAACACAGACCGTGCAAGTGGCGCTGTATAATGCCTTGGGGCAAAAACTGAAAACCCTCTATACAGGAACCGCGGTTGCAGGCCAAAATATTGAGGCACGGATCTCTGGCAATAACCTGCAAAGTGGGGTATATTACCTGAAACTGACCGGAAATTCTGTTTCCCAAACACGGGTGGTTTCCTTGATCAAATAA
- a CDS encoding peptidylprolyl isomerase: protein MAIDVEKKYLATIETSKGNIELELYPAYAPKTVNNFVFLAREGFYNGTIFHRVIPDFMVQGGDPTGTGRGGPGYRFEDEFTGNPLVHEPGVISMANAGPRTNGSQFFITHIQTPWLNGKHTVFGKVTSGKVEVVDEIEQGDQIVQVSIQEVD, encoded by the coding sequence ATGGCCATTGATGTGGAAAAAAAGTATCTCGCCACGATCGAAACCTCGAAGGGCAATATCGAATTGGAACTTTATCCTGCGTATGCGCCCAAAACCGTCAATAATTTCGTGTTCTTAGCGCGGGAAGGGTTTTATAATGGAACCATCTTCCACCGCGTAATTCCCGATTTTATGGTTCAGGGGGGAGATCCTACTGGAACCGGACGTGGTGGCCCAGGCTATCGCTTTGAGGATGAGTTTACAGGAAACCCGTTGGTACATGAACCCGGCGTGATCTCGATGGCAAATGCGGGGCCACGTACTAACGGTAGCCAATTCTTTATCACCCATATCCAAACCCCTTGGTTAAATGGAAAGCATACGGTTTTTGGAAAGGTGACCTCAGGTAAGGTGGAGGTGGTGGATGAAATTGAACAAGGGGATCAGATTGTTCAGGTTTCGATCCAAGAAGTGGACTGA
- a CDS encoding DUF1800 domain-containing protein encodes MPQPNNGPMKTDYSTFTPAPPYVTGGLAPFTPTQAMPWNRERVMHLLRRTGFGATPSDVNAFLGQSPLEAVNQIVNNALNRPLPTAPTWATTGFPASTATQAEKDTYNTNARNWLYEYQNTWYKEMRGGTLREKMTLFWSNHFVTAYGNYLNNGPFGYQYIDLLRRYALGNFTGFVREVGKLPAMLYYLNGRDNRKGAPNENYARELLELFTMGIGHYTQEDIVQVAKALTGWQVNTQTLSSFLNSTRFETGNKTIFGKTGAWGYDDVIYLIFSERKTEAARFICGKLYKFFVYHIPNDEIVNQLADLFIANNFEIAPVLRTLFASTHFFESAFIGAKYKSPTELTLGLFNEVGLPTFSEANYTSIIRTYMNRADQMLMSPPNVAGWPEYRSWISANALARRWDLLGILTLGTKTIPALPVKIFALGLPNIGDPYELAFEMANRLVSVPFPSSEKTALGLKLLDGMPDYEWSINASTAESKLKNYLRYLVRLPEFQLC; translated from the coding sequence ATGCCACAACCCAACAATGGCCCCATGAAGACCGATTATAGCACCTTTACTCCTGCTCCCCCCTATGTTACTGGAGGTTTAGCCCCTTTTACGCCCACACAAGCTATGCCTTGGAACCGAGAAAGGGTGATGCACTTGCTTAGGCGGACAGGTTTCGGTGCTACACCCAGTGATGTTAATGCTTTTTTAGGCCAATCACCCTTAGAAGCGGTTAATCAGATTGTGAACAACGCGCTTAACCGTCCGCTTCCAACAGCACCCACTTGGGCTACCACAGGCTTCCCTGCCTCAACGGCAACACAGGCAGAGAAGGACACCTACAATACCAATGCCCGCAACTGGCTTTATGAATACCAGAACACATGGTATAAAGAAATGCGTGGTGGCACCTTGCGGGAAAAAATGACGCTATTTTGGAGCAATCATTTTGTGACGGCCTATGGTAACTATCTTAACAATGGCCCCTTTGGATATCAGTACATAGATTTACTTAGGCGATATGCCTTGGGGAATTTTACGGGCTTTGTACGTGAAGTTGGTAAACTCCCGGCCATGCTCTATTATTTGAATGGCCGGGATAATCGCAAGGGTGCGCCAAACGAGAACTATGCCCGTGAGTTGTTAGAACTCTTCACGATGGGGATTGGTCATTATACCCAAGAAGATATTGTCCAAGTGGCCAAAGCCCTCACCGGATGGCAAGTAAATACCCAAACCCTAAGTTCCTTCTTGAACAGTACACGTTTTGAGACTGGGAACAAAACCATCTTTGGCAAAACGGGTGCATGGGGTTATGACGACGTAATATACCTGATCTTCTCGGAGCGGAAAACAGAAGCGGCACGCTTCATCTGTGGTAAACTCTACAAGTTTTTTGTTTACCACATTCCGAATGACGAAATTGTCAATCAATTGGCAGACCTGTTTATTGCAAACAATTTCGAGATCGCACCCGTTTTGCGTACCCTCTTTGCTAGTACGCACTTCTTTGAATCGGCTTTTATTGGAGCGAAATACAAAAGCCCGACCGAGCTTACCCTTGGCCTTTTTAATGAAGTTGGGCTTCCCACCTTCTCCGAAGCCAATTATACGTCTATTATCCGAACGTATATGAACCGTGCAGACCAAATGCTCATGTCGCCACCCAATGTGGCCGGATGGCCGGAGTATCGTTCATGGATTTCCGCCAATGCGTTAGCCAGACGCTGGGACTTGTTGGGCATTTTGACCTTAGGAACAAAAACCATCCCAGCGCTTCCGGTAAAGATTTTCGCTTTGGGATTGCCCAATATCGGAGACCCTTACGAACTTGCCTTCGAGATGGCCAACCGCTTGGTTTCCGTCCCGTTTCCATCCTCCGAGAAAACCGCTTTGGGACTCAAATTATTGGATGGAATGCCTGATTATGAGTGGTCTATCAATGCCTCTACTGCCGAGAGTAAACTTAAAAACTACTTACGGTATTTGGTTCGTTTACCAGAATTTCAGTTGTGTTGA
- a CDS encoding MarR family transcriptional regulator: MGKILARRIKQQKFSSPEQEALLNLLVASGHIRTLLDKIYTQHGITHGQYNVLRILRGVYPNGYPRCDIIERMLEPSPDVTRLIDRLLKAGLVQRKASKSDKRLSVAVITQAGLALLAEMDALLEATHQFFSQLLTPEECLQFSALCEKIYAWTLEESQFAEAVPISLKKALLTPEEKTS, from the coding sequence ATGGGCAAAATTTTAGCCAGACGGATAAAACAACAAAAATTTAGCTCGCCCGAACAAGAGGCGCTGCTAAATTTATTGGTGGCTTCGGGGCATATCCGTACCCTCTTAGATAAAATATACACCCAGCACGGAATTACCCATGGACAATATAATGTCTTGCGGATCCTGCGCGGTGTATATCCAAATGGCTATCCCCGTTGCGATATCATTGAACGCATGTTGGAGCCATCCCCAGATGTAACTCGCTTGATTGACCGCTTGCTAAAAGCGGGATTGGTCCAAAGAAAAGCCTCTAAATCCGATAAACGGCTCTCTGTTGCTGTTATCACCCAAGCCGGATTAGCACTTTTGGCGGAGATGGATGCACTTTTGGAGGCGACACATCAGTTTTTTTCACAATTGCTTACACCGGAAGAGTGTCTCCAATTTTCTGCATTGTGCGAAAAAATCTACGCATGGACGCTCGAAGAAAGCCAATTTGCCGAAGCCGTTCCGATATCCCTGAAAAAAGCCTTGTTGACTCCAGAAGAAAAAACCTCATAG
- a CDS encoding aspartate/glutamate racemase family protein, with amino-acid sequence MSDQKIIGILGGLGPAAGADLFHKIIEETVATCDQDHPAVALLSYADRIPDRATYIRDSSKPNPVLPMWDVLMHLQRVGASVASVPCITAHVSVIFGVLRDRLAAEGHGLRLLSMIEETVKYIQKQYPEIKKVGAISTWATKRNRLFEQALVGAGFEFLPPDDNVQDGVEAAIYDPQFGIKAISNPVHPQARENLLRSLRHLRKKGAEAVILGCTELPIGIPESDIEGVKTIDPTRALARALIHAVAPEKLR; translated from the coding sequence ATGAGCGATCAAAAAATTATTGGCATTTTAGGTGGTCTTGGCCCTGCTGCCGGCGCAGATTTATTCCATAAAATTATTGAAGAAACAGTAGCCACCTGTGACCAAGACCATCCTGCTGTTGCACTTTTGTCTTATGCAGACCGCATACCCGACCGTGCAACCTACATCCGCGACAGTTCTAAGCCAAATCCGGTTCTACCGATGTGGGATGTTTTGATGCACCTTCAACGTGTTGGGGCTTCGGTAGCCAGTGTTCCTTGTATTACGGCCCATGTTTCGGTGATTTTTGGGGTATTGAGAGACCGATTGGCAGCAGAAGGTCACGGTTTGCGTCTCTTAAGCATGATCGAAGAAACCGTCAAGTATATACAAAAACAATACCCTGAAATAAAAAAAGTGGGTGCTATTTCCACTTGGGCAACCAAACGCAATCGGCTTTTTGAGCAAGCCCTCGTTGGTGCAGGGTTTGAATTTTTGCCGCCGGATGATAACGTTCAGGATGGCGTTGAGGCGGCCATTTATGACCCACAATTTGGGATTAAAGCCATTTCAAATCCGGTTCATCCTCAAGCCCGCGAAAATCTTCTCCGTTCACTCCGTCATTTACGCAAAAAAGGAGCCGAGGCCGTTATCCTTGGCTGCACAGAACTTCCGATTGGAATACCAGAATCTGACATCGAAGGCGTAAAGACCATTGACCCTACCCGCGCTTTGGCGCGTGCGTTGATACATGCCGTTGCGCCAGAAAAACTAAGGTAG
- a CDS encoding T9SS type A sorting domain-containing protein, whose protein sequence is MKRIFFLIAYLLYLPSQLSAQDVLLQGFYWNVHPGDLSKKNSGGVWWDSLSTVAPQLAAAGFKTVWIPSPAKGTGGTADMGYGINDYYDLGNFSNRISGAFRTRFGNKAQLLNMVSTVKGNGLKVMVDVVLNHRFGGDAAAPHVCNPQLNSDQYTIFTPSSGRFPGQPDHFNPTYPHCDVNGPYHNAIFGQDIGYFANIDQSPPPGGWYFGPHNVGTVADSLITWGRWLMNDIGFDEMRIDAVKHIEPGFLAPFLVETKNGTQPYTVGEFYDGDLGALKSYLNEVNTFNSVYGSKKKNASLSLFDFNMYFGLKSLLNDGTGGYNTWNLNTLGLNFNGVHGDNVVTFIENHDFDRGGYKDASDIRDPDYNPTCTGVGYSKSGLSCLKYFTQADHDPVFRDKHMGYAFLMALPPRPMVFWKDYWWYGFKDEIDWLMNLRRTMATGYATPVASLNPWFGVEGYDSSNHGGNMFAMKRDGMMFALNDRADKQAAVWVDTPWANVELKDYSDSFMFLTNPAFGDKRSLMKAEPRNYAWYAPTGRYPLPNNEAAPSFTVTAAEGGKLHFVVLRASDLANFEVGGSPLQPGDEIAVLGPKDASGKTGIAGLGRVGQSVRWDGENDMLIEVLGNGTADNNNGRLKAGDDLRFVIRKQSTGQQFLTQTITWLADATDFTFKAKRPKSRGAQSFGLKVNNAAGKYNMGAISVISAFTTSVATAKDAPEAIDTKLLVEKALLYPAYPNPFNPSTTLSFALATTQTVTLELFNTLGQRVQTLFNGSVPAGERQDIRVNATSLPSGTYIARLVTADGLVRAQSLILMK, encoded by the coding sequence ATGAAACGAATCTTTTTCCTCATAGCCTACCTTTTGTATCTCCCCTCCCAACTCTCCGCACAAGACGTCCTGCTACAGGGTTTCTATTGGAATGTTCATCCGGGTGATTTGTCTAAGAAAAATAGTGGCGGGGTATGGTGGGACTCGTTATCCACCGTAGCGCCACAATTGGCTGCAGCTGGATTTAAGACGGTTTGGATTCCATCTCCAGCCAAAGGAACTGGTGGAACCGCCGATATGGGATATGGCATCAACGATTATTATGACCTCGGCAATTTTAGCAACCGGATTTCAGGTGCTTTCCGTACCCGATTTGGGAACAAAGCACAACTGTTGAATATGGTTTCTACCGTTAAAGGAAATGGGTTGAAGGTGATGGTGGATGTGGTCTTGAACCACCGTTTTGGGGGAGATGCGGCTGCGCCACACGTTTGTAATCCACAACTTAATAGCGACCAATACACCATTTTCACCCCATCCAGTGGCCGTTTTCCCGGGCAGCCTGACCACTTTAATCCCACTTATCCCCACTGTGACGTAAACGGCCCATACCACAACGCCATTTTTGGGCAAGACATTGGGTATTTCGCCAATATAGACCAATCCCCACCACCCGGTGGATGGTATTTTGGGCCACATAATGTGGGAACTGTTGCCGATTCGCTCATTACTTGGGGACGTTGGTTGATGAATGACATTGGCTTCGACGAAATGCGGATTGACGCCGTAAAACATATTGAGCCAGGGTTCTTAGCGCCTTTCCTTGTAGAAACGAAAAATGGTACACAGCCTTATACCGTTGGTGAATTTTATGATGGCGACTTGGGTGCTCTAAAAAGCTACCTAAACGAAGTAAACACCTTTAATAGCGTTTATGGCTCAAAAAAGAAAAATGCCAGTCTTTCCCTCTTCGACTTTAACATGTATTTTGGTCTAAAGTCCTTACTTAATGATGGCACTGGCGGCTATAATACATGGAATCTCAATACGCTGGGACTAAATTTTAATGGCGTACATGGCGACAATGTGGTAACCTTTATTGAGAACCACGACTTTGACCGAGGCGGGTACAAAGATGCTTCAGACATTAGGGATCCAGACTATAACCCAACTTGCACGGGCGTTGGATATTCTAAATCGGGGCTTTCCTGCTTAAAGTACTTCACCCAAGCCGATCATGACCCTGTATTTCGCGACAAGCACATGGGATATGCCTTCTTAATGGCGCTCCCGCCTCGCCCAATGGTTTTTTGGAAAGATTATTGGTGGTATGGGTTTAAAGATGAGATTGACTGGCTCATGAACCTCCGGCGGACGATGGCAACAGGGTACGCTACACCGGTTGCAAGCCTTAATCCGTGGTTTGGCGTCGAAGGTTACGATAGCAGCAACCATGGCGGCAATATGTTTGCGATGAAGCGCGATGGGATGATGTTTGCCCTCAACGACCGTGCAGACAAACAAGCAGCCGTTTGGGTGGATACGCCTTGGGCAAATGTGGAATTAAAAGATTACTCCGATTCGTTTATGTTTCTTACCAATCCGGCTTTTGGCGATAAACGATCACTCATGAAAGCAGAGCCGCGCAATTATGCATGGTATGCACCCACCGGACGTTACCCCTTACCGAATAATGAAGCCGCCCCAAGTTTCACGGTGACGGCTGCCGAGGGCGGTAAACTCCATTTTGTAGTCCTTCGCGCCTCCGATCTGGCCAATTTTGAGGTTGGTGGAAGTCCTTTACAACCCGGTGACGAAATTGCGGTTCTCGGCCCTAAAGATGCCTCCGGTAAGACTGGCATTGCAGGACTTGGGCGCGTAGGCCAAAGCGTGCGCTGGGATGGTGAGAACGACATGCTCATCGAGGTCTTGGGTAATGGGACGGCAGACAACAACAATGGTCGCTTAAAAGCCGGGGACGACCTCCGCTTCGTCATTCGGAAGCAAAGCACAGGTCAACAATTTTTGACCCAAACCATCACTTGGTTGGCAGATGCCACCGACTTTACCTTTAAGGCCAAACGGCCTAAGTCCCGTGGGGCACAAAGTTTTGGATTAAAGGTGAACAATGCAGCGGGTAAGTACAATATGGGTGCAATTTCCGTAATTTCTGCCTTCACCACCAGTGTAGCAACCGCCAAAGATGCGCCAGAGGCTATAGACACCAAATTGCTGGTAGAAAAAGCGTTGTTATATCCCGCCTACCCGAATCCTTTTAATCCCTCCACCACCCTCTCGTTTGCACTCGCCACCACGCAAACGGTTACCTTAGAACTATTTAACACCCTCGGACAGCGCGTTCAAACATTGTTTAACGGTTCCGTTCCGGCCGGCGAACGCCAGGATATTCGGGTGAATGCAACAAGCCTGCCTTCAGGAACCTACATCGCACGATTGGTAACAGCGGACGGCTTAGTTCGGGCACAATCCTTAATCCTAATGAAATAA
- a CDS encoding dihydrofolate reductase, which translates to MAKTILYIATSLDGFIARPDGALDWLTSIPNPAIGDYGYTELLTSIGATIMGRLTYDQIIGFGIDWPYTGMKTYVVTKNKELEIKSPDTVLLTDNIKAFVVSLKAKSQKDIWLVGGGKLVTAFINQGLIDKMILTIIPKTIGEGIPLFAGKPKERTWKLVDSKSFDTGVVNLVYEKID; encoded by the coding sequence CAGTTTAGATGGCTTTATTGCACGACCAGATGGCGCTTTAGACTGGCTGACCTCGATTCCTAACCCAGCAATTGGCGACTATGGTTATACGGAACTTTTAACAAGCATCGGAGCAACCATTATGGGGCGTTTGACTTATGACCAAATCATCGGTTTTGGCATTGACTGGCCATATACTGGCATGAAAACCTATGTGGTGACAAAAAATAAGGAACTGGAAATTAAAAGTCCTGACACGGTTCTGTTAACCGATAATATTAAGGCGTTTGTGGTCAGTCTAAAGGCAAAATCCCAAAAAGATATTTGGCTGGTTGGTGGAGGAAAACTTGTTACTGCTTTTATAAATCAAGGTCTTATAGACAAAATGATCCTTACGATAATCCCTAAAACTATTGGAGAAGGGATACCTCTATTTGCAGGGAAACCCAAAGAAAGAACATGGAAACTTGTAGATTCAAAATCGTTTGATACCGGCGTTGTGAATTTGGTGTATGAAAAAATAGATTAA